Within Butyrivibrio fibrisolvens, the genomic segment AACTTAAAATGGACGAGACTCTTCGCCACTCTACAGAAGAGATTTCCAAATATGACTCTATCATTGATCAGAAGGACTTCCGTAAGAACATCATCCTTGATTTCCTTAAGGAAAAAAATATTGATGTTAAGACTTTCGATGTAATCGTTGGTCGTGGCGGACTCTTAAAGCCTATCGAAGGCGGTACATATGAAGTTACTGACGCTGTTATCAAGGATCTTGAGATCGGTGTTCAGGGACAGCATGCATCTAACCTTGGTGGTATCCTTGCTCGTGAGATCGCAGATCAGATCGGTGTTAAGGCTTACATCGTAGATCCTGTTGTTGTTGATGAGCTTAGTGATGTAGCTCGTGTATCAGGTATGCCTGATGTTAAGAGAACATCTATTTTCCACCCTCTTAACCAGAAGGCTGTAGCAAGACGTTATGCTAAGTCTGTTGACAAGAAGTATGAGGATCTTCGTCTTGTTGTTGCTCACCTTGGTGGTGGTGTATCAGTAGGCGCTCACGATCATGGTCGTATAGTAGATGTATATTCTGCATTTGAAGGTGACGGTGCTATGTCTCCTGAGAGATGTGGTGGGCTTCCTACAGGCGCTCTTATAAGACTCTGCTATTCAGGCAAGTTCTCTGAAAAAGAGATGCTCAAGAAGGCTACAGGCGCAGGCGGATTCAATGCTTATCTTGGTACTAATGATGCAAGAGAAGTTATGAAAAGGATCGATGCCGGCGATGAGAAGGCAAGACTTATCATGGATGCATTCATCTATCAGGTATGTAAGGATATAGGTGCTCAGGCAACTGTCCTTAAGGGCAAGGTTGACCAGATCATCATCACAGGTGGTATCGCTTATAATGACAGGATCACATCTGCAATGAAGGAAAGAATCGGTTTCATAGCTCCTGTAACTGTATATCCTGGTGAAGACGAGCTTCTTGCACTCGCTCAGGGCGCTATCCGTGTTATGAACGGTGAAGAAAAGGCTAAGGTATACTAATTTTACCGGTATATAGTAATTCAAATAGTTAATTTAAAGGCTTCCCATGCTGCTAAGCTAGTGGCAGGGAGGCTTTTTCATTGCATAAAGACCCTAGATCCATGGCTAAAGATACAGCTTATAGACGGTAACTTACATTATTTACAAGCTGTTAATTGAATAGACATAAGATTTTTGATATAATGCTAAACGGACTGCGACTATCTGCATGATTTTGGGCATGAAGTTAGCCCAAAAGGCGTATAGTCACAGATGGGTTAATTAACGCCATTTAAGTGGGGAAAGTTGGAAAGTTATGAGTTTACTCGATAAAATTATTGGAACACATTCAGAGAGGGAACTGAAGAGAATCGCTCCTATCGTAGATAAGATTGAATCACTTCGCCCTGCAATGCAGGCTCTTACAGATGAAGAGCTGCGTGCCAAAACAGATGAATTTAAAAAACGTCTTGCTGATGGCGAGACTTCAGATGATATAATGCCTGAAGCATATGCTGTTGTAAGAGAAGCAGGTAAGCGTGTGCTTGGTATGGAACATTTCCGTGTACAGCTTATTGGTGGTATCATACTTCACCAGGGTCGTATTGCTGAGATGAAAACAGGTGAAGGTAAGACACTTGTTGCTACACTTCCTTCATACCTTGATGCTCTTGAAGGCAAGGGCTGTCATGTTGTTACAGTTAACGATTACCTTGCTAAGCGTGATGCTGAGTGGATGGGCAAGATCCATGAATTCCTTGGACTTACAGTTGGTATAGTCCTTAACGGAATGAACTCAGATGAGCGTAGAGCTGCATACAACTGCGATATCACATATGTTACCAATAACGAACTTGGTTTTGATTACCTTCGTGATAACATGGCTATCTACAAAGAGCAGTGCGTATTAAGAGGCCTTAACTTCGCTATCATCGATGAGATTGACTCTATCCTTATTGATGAAGCAAGAACACCTCTTATCATTTCAGGTCAGAGTGATAAGTCAACTAAGCTTTATGAGGCCTGCGATATGCTTGCAAAGCAGATGCAGCGTGGTGAAGACGTTGGAGATTTTTCCAAGATGGATGCTCTTATGGGTATCGAACAGGAAGAGACCGGCGACTTCATTGTCAATGAAAAAGATAAGCTTGTAAACCTTACAGCGCAGGGTGTTGCTAAGGTTGAACGCTATTTCCATATTTCTAACCTTGCAGATCCTGAAAATCTTGAGATCCAGCACAATATAATTCTTGCACTCCGTGCTAATAACCTGATGCAGAGAGACCATGATTATATTGTTCGCGATGATGAAGTTCTCATCGTTGATGAGTTTACAGGTCGTGTAATGCCAGGACGTCGTTATTCTGACGGTCTTCATCAGGCAATTGAAGCCAAAGAGCATGTTAAGGTTAAACGTGAGTCCAAGACTCTTGCAACTATCACATTCCAGAACTTCTTCAATAAGTTCAACAAGAAGTGCGGTATGACAGGTACAGCTCTTACAGAAGAGCAGGAGTTCCGTGATATCTATGCTCTTGACGTTGTAGAGATTCCTACTAATGAGCCTGTAGTTCGTAAGGATCTTCAGGATGCTGTATATAAGACCAAGAAAGAAAAGTATGAAGCAGTTGTAGAAGCTGTTAAGAAGGCTCACGATAAGGGACAGCCTGTTCTTGTTGGTACTATTACCATCGAGACTTCAGAACTTCTGTCCAAGATGCTTACTAAGGCAGGCATCCAGCACAACGTACTCAATGCCAAGTTCCACGAGCAGGAAGCTGAGATCGTTGCAGAGGCCGGTAAGCACGGCGCTGTTACTATCGCAACCAACATGGCTGGTCGTGGTACAGATATTAAGCTTGATGAAGAGGCCAGAGCAGCCGGTGGTCTTAAGATCATAGGTACAGAGCGTCATGAATCAAGACGTATTGATAATCAGCTTCGTGGTCGTTCAGGACGTCAGGGTGATCCGGGTGAATCCAAGTTCTATATCTCACTTGAGGATGACCTTATGAGACTCTTTGGTTCAGAGCGTCTTATCAGTATGTTCAATGCACTTGGAATTCCTGAAGGGCAGGAGATCGAGCACAAGGCTCTTACCAAGGCTATTGAGTCAGCGCAGAAGAGAATCGAGGAGAACAACTTCGGTATTCGTAAGAACCTTCTTGAATATGATGCTGTTAACAATGAGCAGAGAGAGATCATCTACAAAGAGCGTCGCCGCGTTCTTGATGGTGAATCACTTCGTGATAATATCTACAAGATGATCACAGATATCGTTGAAGAGAGCATTGATACAGTGATCGGTGATGGTCAGAAT encodes:
- the buk gene encoding butyrate kinase, with product MAIKSLIINPGSTSTKIGIFEDEELKMDETLRHSTEEISKYDSIIDQKDFRKNIILDFLKEKNIDVKTFDVIVGRGGLLKPIEGGTYEVTDAVIKDLEIGVQGQHASNLGGILAREIADQIGVKAYIVDPVVVDELSDVARVSGMPDVKRTSIFHPLNQKAVARRYAKSVDKKYEDLRLVVAHLGGGVSVGAHDHGRIVDVYSAFEGDGAMSPERCGGLPTGALIRLCYSGKFSEKEMLKKATGAGGFNAYLGTNDAREVMKRIDAGDEKARLIMDAFIYQVCKDIGAQATVLKGKVDQIIITGGIAYNDRITSAMKERIGFIAPVTVYPGEDELLALAQGAIRVMNGEEKAKVY
- the secA gene encoding preprotein translocase subunit SecA, with the translated sequence MSLLDKIIGTHSERELKRIAPIVDKIESLRPAMQALTDEELRAKTDEFKKRLADGETSDDIMPEAYAVVREAGKRVLGMEHFRVQLIGGIILHQGRIAEMKTGEGKTLVATLPSYLDALEGKGCHVVTVNDYLAKRDAEWMGKIHEFLGLTVGIVLNGMNSDERRAAYNCDITYVTNNELGFDYLRDNMAIYKEQCVLRGLNFAIIDEIDSILIDEARTPLIISGQSDKSTKLYEACDMLAKQMQRGEDVGDFSKMDALMGIEQEETGDFIVNEKDKLVNLTAQGVAKVERYFHISNLADPENLEIQHNIILALRANNLMQRDHDYIVRDDEVLIVDEFTGRVMPGRRYSDGLHQAIEAKEHVKVKRESKTLATITFQNFFNKFNKKCGMTGTALTEEQEFRDIYALDVVEIPTNEPVVRKDLQDAVYKTKKEKYEAVVEAVKKAHDKGQPVLVGTITIETSELLSKMLTKAGIQHNVLNAKFHEQEAEIVAEAGKHGAVTIATNMAGRGTDIKLDEEARAAGGLKIIGTERHESRRIDNQLRGRSGRQGDPGESKFYISLEDDLMRLFGSERLISMFNALGIPEGQEIEHKALTKAIESAQKRIEENNFGIRKNLLEYDAVNNEQREIIYKERRRVLDGESLRDNIYKMITDIVEESIDTVIGDGQNIDDWDLKELNELLLPTVPLKPVTRGRITKKSKDGLKQQLKEEAVALYEEKETEFPEAETIREIERVILLKVIDRKWMDHIDDMDQLRQGIGLQAYGQRDPKVEYKMAGYDMFNEMMAGIKEDTVRLLFHVHVQEKVEREQVAKVTGTNKDDSVKKGPVKRAAVKIRPNDLCPCGSGKKYKNCHGAQGGVE